From Pseudomonadota bacterium, a single genomic window includes:
- a CDS encoding glycoside hydrolase family 57, translating to MPPVCHALGLSLHQPPGNLLRLHHSSNPQERWDVQQILWCYDRVTRMLEGFADVARLHLMFSGTLLKQLEDPALVEVFRDVVDLPDLIERYRRAQYLEYLGSGLYHPVFPLIPSEDWDAQAGWWQGLGRQLLGRDWFPGFCPPEMAFCQAMIPMLRRLGYRYVLVDSIYIKPKRQMRWDEMRYRPHRARWGDDEIVVVPIDRELSNAQASGTSPWWWEKELQERTKHCDFPALVTTWSDGENGGWFRNPDVEYAFWGHFYCPMLEKHRAGRLGFRPISINEYLDLYGAGEEVDVYQGAWNTDQHWGGDFTQWTGSLLQRKGFDELRNASRYYHETKTHFEAIVGTLGPDAERAGALLHAAYDHLLVAETSCNFYWGSRWVHLSFDELEQTYRLLDQVAALLPQPPLR from the coding sequence ATGCCGCCAGTCTGTCATGCACTCGGTCTTTCGCTGCACCAGCCGCCGGGAAACCTGCTGCGCCTGCACCACTCGAGCAATCCCCAGGAGCGCTGGGACGTGCAGCAAATCCTCTGGTGCTACGACCGCGTGACGCGGATGCTCGAGGGCTTTGCGGATGTCGCGCGCCTGCACCTGATGTTCAGCGGCACCTTGCTCAAGCAGCTCGAGGACCCGGCGCTCGTCGAGGTCTTTCGCGACGTCGTCGATCTTCCGGACTTGATCGAGCGCTACCGCCGCGCCCAGTACCTCGAGTACCTGGGCAGCGGGCTCTACCATCCCGTCTTCCCCTTGATTCCGAGCGAGGACTGGGACGCGCAGGCTGGCTGGTGGCAGGGGCTGGGAAGGCAGCTGCTCGGGCGCGATTGGTTCCCCGGCTTCTGTCCGCCCGAGATGGCCTTCTGCCAGGCGATGATTCCGATGCTGCGGCGCCTCGGCTACCGCTACGTGCTGGTGGACAGCATCTACATCAAGCCCAAGCGGCAGATGCGCTGGGATGAGATGCGCTACCGTCCCCATCGTGCGCGTTGGGGCGACGACGAGATCGTCGTCGTGCCGATCGACCGCGAGCTATCGAACGCGCAGGCCTCGGGCACCAGCCCCTGGTGGTGGGAGAAGGAGCTGCAGGAGCGCACGAAGCACTGCGATTTCCCGGCGCTGGTGACGACCTGGAGCGACGGCGAGAATGGCGGGTGGTTTCGCAATCCCGACGTCGAATACGCGTTCTGGGGGCACTTCTACTGTCCGATGCTGGAGAAGCACCGCGCGGGGAGGCTTGGCTTTCGCCCGATCTCGATCAACGAGTACCTCGACCTCTACGGCGCGGGGGAGGAGGTCGATGTCTACCAGGGCGCGTGGAACACCGATCAGCATTGGGGGGGAGACTTCACGCAGTGGACAGGCTCCCTGCTGCAGCGCAAGGGCTTCGACGAGCTGCGCAACGCCAGTCGCTACTACCATGAGACCAAGACGCACTTCGAGGCGATCGTCGGCACCTTGGGCCCTGACGCCGAGCGCGCGGGCGCGCTCTTGCACGCCGCCTATGATCATCTCCTGGTCGCGGAGACGAGCTGCAATTTCTACTGGGGCAGCCGTTGGGTGCACCTCAGTTTCGACGAGCTCGAACAGACCTACCGCCTGCTCGACCAGGTCGCGGCCCTACTCCCCCAGCCTCCGCTGCGCTGA
- a CDS encoding dihydrolipoyl dehydrogenase — protein sequence MQKRTVDVAVIGAGSAGLPARRAARAAGASCVLIDAGPLGTTCARVGCMPSKLLIAAADAAHAARTSAVFGLQTTLSVDGSAVLQRVQRERDRFVGFVLRSLEAIRREGDLLEGKARLVGPNTLQVDDHTEVEARSIVVATGSAPMVPPPFRALGDRLLSNDTIFELPELPRSVLVAGAGVIGLELGQALQRLGTRVTLVSIDDAVGPLADPRCRAAAQQAFSAEYELFLNYRLDAIERQGEGVEVRFHDSAGAPHVRTVERVLVAAGRQPRLGDLGLEHAGVQIERGQVRDWDPTTTRIGATNIFLAGDVSAYRPLLHEAADEGQIAGLNAARFPAVQAEPRRTPLAIVFSEPQLAIVGASFRALDCEQHRVGEVDYGDQGRARVMNQNHGLVRLYGEVGSERLIGAEMVGPRVEHTAHLLAWAVQQELTVPQLLRQPFYHPVIEEGLRTALRQLKAALATPRAPGDDCHALGPGE from the coding sequence ATGCAAAAGAGGACGGTCGATGTGGCAGTGATCGGCGCGGGATCGGCCGGGCTACCGGCACGACGGGCCGCCCGTGCCGCCGGTGCGAGCTGCGTGCTGATCGACGCGGGTCCGCTGGGGACGACCTGCGCACGCGTCGGCTGCATGCCGTCGAAGCTGCTGATCGCGGCTGCCGACGCGGCCCATGCGGCGCGGACCAGCGCCGTCTTCGGCCTCCAAACCACCCTCAGCGTCGACGGCAGCGCCGTGCTCCAGCGCGTCCAACGCGAGCGTGATCGCTTCGTCGGCTTCGTCCTGCGCTCACTGGAGGCGATCCGCCGCGAGGGCGATCTCCTCGAGGGCAAGGCCCGGCTGGTCGGCCCCAATACGCTGCAGGTCGACGATCACACCGAGGTCGAGGCCCGCAGCATTGTCGTCGCCACCGGCTCCGCGCCCATGGTGCCCCCGCCCTTCCGCGCCCTCGGCGATCGCCTGCTGAGCAACGACACCATCTTCGAGCTGCCCGAGCTGCCGCGCAGCGTCCTGGTGGCCGGCGCCGGGGTAATCGGCCTCGAGCTCGGCCAGGCGCTGCAGCGCCTCGGCACCCGCGTCACCCTGGTGAGCATCGACGACGCCGTCGGTCCGCTGGCGGACCCGCGCTGCCGCGCGGCGGCTCAGCAGGCCTTCAGCGCGGAATACGAACTCTTCCTCAACTACCGCCTCGACGCCATCGAGCGCCAGGGCGAGGGCGTCGAGGTGCGCTTTCACGACAGCGCTGGCGCGCCGCACGTTCGCACCGTCGAGCGTGTGCTCGTCGCTGCCGGGCGACAGCCGCGCCTGGGCGACCTGGGCCTCGAGCATGCGGGCGTCCAGATCGAGCGCGGTCAGGTGCGCGACTGGGATCCGACCACGACGCGAATTGGCGCGACGAACATCTTCTTGGCTGGCGATGTCAGCGCCTACCGCCCACTGCTCCACGAGGCCGCCGACGAAGGGCAGATCGCTGGGCTCAACGCCGCGCGCTTTCCGGCGGTGCAGGCCGAGCCGCGCCGCACCCCGCTGGCCATCGTCTTCAGTGAGCCCCAGCTGGCGATCGTCGGCGCCTCCTTCCGCGCGCTGGATTGCGAGCAACATCGCGTCGGCGAGGTCGACTACGGCGACCAGGGCCGGGCGCGCGTGATGAACCAGAATCACGGGCTGGTTCGGCTCTATGGCGAGGTCGGCTCCGAGCGCTTGATCGGCGCCGAGATGGTGGGGCCGCGCGTCGAGCATACGGCCCATCTACTGGCCTGGGCAGTGCAGCAGGAGCTCACCGTGCCGCAGCTGCTGCGGCAGCCCTTCTATCACCCGGTGATCGAGGAAGGACTCCGCACGGCGCTGCGCCAGCTCAAGGCGGCGCTCGCGACCCCGCGTGCGCCAGGCGACGACTGCCACGCCCTCGGGCCAGGTGAGTAG
- a CDS encoding sulfurtransferase — MLHWQPLDLQRRLQGTDAPPLLLDVREPWELEVCQLPGACAIPLGELAARLSELDAQREIVVICHRGARSLRGALLLERAGFARVINLEGGMTAWAEEIDTAMATY; from the coding sequence ATGCTGCATTGGCAACCCCTCGACCTTCAGCGTCGTCTCCAGGGCACCGACGCGCCCCCGCTGCTGCTCGACGTGCGCGAGCCCTGGGAGCTCGAGGTCTGTCAGCTTCCCGGCGCCTGCGCGATCCCCCTCGGTGAGCTCGCCGCGCGCCTGAGCGAGCTCGACGCGCAGCGCGAGATCGTCGTCATCTGCCATCGCGGCGCCCGGAGCCTGCGGGGCGCGCTGCTGCTCGAGCGCGCGGGCTTCGCGCGGGTGATCAACCTCGAGGGGGGCATGACCGCCTGGGCTGAAGAAATCGACACGGCCATGGCCACCTACTGA
- a CDS encoding HAD-IB family phosphatase has protein sequence MHQRIVFSDFDGTISASETFTRMLDRFTPELAAELVPALVAQRLTLREGVRRLVESIPSACYGAILEHVREVGLRPGLPELLDFLDARGVPFIVVSAGLRGMVEAALGDLRARVHAVYAMDAETAGPFLRVQSAFEEGDELVAKVAVMRCHPARETVALGDSVTDLQMALAASTVFARDRLCGYLDRKSHTYLRWEDFHDVRQALAERWG, from the coding sequence ATGCATCAGCGCATCGTCTTCTCCGACTTCGACGGGACCATCAGCGCGAGTGAAACCTTCACGCGCATGCTCGACCGCTTCACGCCAGAGCTCGCCGCTGAGCTGGTCCCTGCGCTGGTGGCGCAGCGCCTGACGCTGCGCGAGGGCGTGCGCCGCCTGGTCGAATCGATTCCCTCGGCCTGCTATGGGGCGATCCTCGAGCACGTGCGCGAGGTCGGCCTGCGGCCGGGCCTGCCCGAGCTGCTGGACTTCCTCGACGCCCGTGGCGTGCCCTTCATCGTCGTCTCCGCCGGCCTGCGCGGAATGGTCGAGGCGGCGCTCGGGGACCTGCGCGCGCGCGTCCACGCGGTCTACGCGATGGACGCCGAGACGGCAGGGCCCTTCCTGCGCGTGCAATCCGCTTTCGAAGAGGGTGACGAGTTGGTGGCGAAGGTCGCCGTGATGCGGTGCCACCCGGCGCGAGAGACCGTGGCGCTCGGCGACTCGGTCACGGACCTACAAATGGCGCTCGCCGCCTCGACGGTCTTCGCCCGCGACCGCCTCTGCGGCTACCTCGACCGGAAAAGCCACACCTACCTGCGCTGGGAAGACTTCCATGACGTCAGGCAGGCGCTGGCGGAGCGCTGGGGTTAA
- a CDS encoding CxxxxCH/CxxCH domain-containing protein, with protein MATHSLDRPSHLPIAALLLLTAAAGCYGERAPLSARGEACAGCHGNGPDDPAPPPGVWLLGGRSSTAVRGVGAHEIHLKGGALSAPLSCDTCHIVPTTVGAPGHMDDDLPAEVTFSGRANADETQSTYDARGGTCNTYCHGATLAGGAHREPQWTLVDGSQTGCNGCHGFPPPAPHPQTRACSACHPQVVDSENRIADRALHVNGSVEVVRDATCNRCHGSAINDAPPRDSAGHTEISARGVGVHQSHVRATERHAAYACSVCHLTPSKVEAAGHLDDSPNAEVTFGGTANARGTSSTYNVVALSCTTYCHSRPGASGGGWTWTAPQSLTCSSCHGFPPAAPHPAGSDCGSCHSGVVAAGDPSRILDPTKHANGTVDLGD; from the coding sequence ATGGCAACTCACTCTCTCGATCGTCCCTCCCACCTGCCAATCGCGGCGCTTCTGCTCCTGACGGCCGCCGCGGGCTGCTATGGCGAGCGAGCACCGCTGAGCGCGCGCGGCGAGGCCTGTGCCGGCTGCCACGGCAACGGCCCTGACGACCCGGCCCCGCCGCCGGGCGTTTGGCTGCTGGGCGGCCGCAGCTCGACCGCCGTGCGCGGGGTCGGCGCGCATGAGATCCATCTCAAGGGCGGAGCCCTCAGCGCGCCCCTAAGCTGTGACACCTGCCACATCGTGCCGACGACGGTCGGCGCCCCGGGTCACATGGACGATGACTTGCCCGCCGAGGTCACCTTCAGCGGACGCGCAAACGCCGACGAAACGCAGTCGACCTATGACGCGCGCGGCGGCACCTGCAACACCTATTGCCATGGCGCCACGCTCGCCGGCGGCGCACACCGCGAGCCGCAGTGGACGCTGGTCGATGGCAGCCAGACCGGCTGCAACGGCTGCCACGGCTTTCCCCCGCCGGCGCCCCACCCTCAGACGCGGGCCTGCAGCGCCTGCCATCCCCAGGTCGTCGACAGCGAGAATCGGATCGCTGACCGCGCACTGCACGTCAACGGCAGCGTCGAGGTGGTTCGTGACGCGACCTGCAATCGCTGCCACGGCAGCGCGATCAACGACGCCCCGCCGCGGGACAGCGCGGGCCACACCGAGATCAGCGCGCGCGGTGTCGGGGTCCATCAAAGCCACGTCCGCGCCACCGAGCGACATGCGGCCTACGCCTGCAGCGTCTGTCACCTGACGCCGAGCAAGGTCGAGGCAGCGGGGCACCTCGACGACTCGCCTAACGCGGAGGTCACCTTCGGTGGCACAGCGAACGCGAGGGGCACGAGCTCGACCTACAACGTCGTCGCCCTCTCCTGCACCACCTACTGCCATAGTCGCCCGGGGGCCTCCGGTGGCGGCTGGACTTGGACCGCGCCGCAGAGCCTGACCTGCTCGAGCTGCCACGGCTTCCCGCCCGCAGCGCCCCATCCGGCGGGGAGCGACTGCGGGAGCTGCCACAGCGGCGTGGTCGCGGCTGGCGACCCCTCGCGCATTCTCGACCCGACCAAGCACGCCAACGGCACGGTCGACCTCGGCGATTGA
- a CDS encoding radical SAM protein — MSCGGRVVELLAPSKGPAGALCLAAVLCWTGGRTAAEERDAPAAVVARAESLARVLDGVDAAAADRVLAAELAPEDRSPYGRAFGALVAKLYREPHAHRSARFAAAQRLDRETIYRLYEMVRGSPLVTTLLRQFSPHPHFIQILGRELEDTDWLEQLVTEGYAPPKKLELHIGHRCPADCAFCFSAELRGALARSRQTIPVRVPFYPDELQGDRPMSLAEYTALIDEFRALSPVAHPILVLSGGAEPLTFKPLPELIAYAAERGIRAQLYTSGIAMSRSDGAAFYDRLLQADFIRLSLNAATAETYRREMRVDAFDRVVENTRRLVARKRERGAATELRANFVAGPENVDELGRFADLAQELGLDRISVRLPYVQTTGSLSERDRERVEGAVQGLRDRIKEQRYPQLIVDLPERWILDEMTPAALGIEGFDRSVALFSPTVTPYRHVVHRCTSANPGYFKPELALGTLELAPATPAAARRGLGTILERFVRGETSWHDDPTRYDTNALATELILRLARDELRAGFRLERWPLGPAATAPRAALDRRGAADRSGTRTRAGVTARPR, encoded by the coding sequence ATGAGCTGCGGTGGCCGCGTGGTGGAGCTGCTGGCCCCGTCGAAGGGGCCAGCAGGGGCGCTCTGCCTTGCCGCGGTGCTCTGTTGGACGGGTGGGCGCACGGCTGCCGAGGAGCGTGACGCGCCGGCAGCCGTCGTGGCCCGGGCTGAGAGCCTCGCCCGTGTGCTCGACGGCGTCGACGCCGCTGCGGCCGATCGCGTGCTCGCCGCCGAGCTGGCGCCCGAGGATCGCTCGCCCTACGGACGTGCCTTTGGCGCGCTGGTGGCCAAGCTCTACCGCGAGCCCCACGCCCACCGGAGCGCCCGCTTCGCGGCTGCGCAGCGGCTCGATCGCGAGACGATCTATCGGCTCTACGAGATGGTGCGCGGCTCCCCGCTGGTGACCACCTTGCTGCGGCAGTTCTCGCCGCATCCGCACTTCATCCAGATCCTGGGCCGGGAGCTCGAGGATACGGACTGGCTCGAGCAGCTGGTGACCGAGGGCTACGCGCCCCCCAAGAAGCTAGAGCTCCATATCGGGCATCGCTGCCCTGCCGACTGTGCGTTCTGCTTCTCTGCCGAGCTGCGTGGCGCGCTGGCGCGCAGCCGCCAGACGATTCCCGTGCGCGTGCCCTTCTATCCCGACGAGCTTCAGGGCGACCGCCCGATGAGCCTCGCCGAGTACACCGCCCTGATCGATGAATTCCGCGCGCTCAGCCCCGTCGCGCACCCGATCCTGGTGCTCTCCGGCGGGGCGGAGCCGCTGACCTTCAAGCCCTTGCCCGAGCTGATCGCCTATGCCGCCGAGCGCGGCATTCGGGCGCAGCTCTACACCTCGGGGATCGCGATGTCCCGCAGCGATGGCGCCGCGTTCTACGATCGACTGCTGCAGGCAGACTTCATTCGCCTGAGCTTGAACGCGGCCACCGCTGAGACCTATCGGCGGGAGATGCGGGTCGACGCCTTCGATCGCGTGGTCGAGAACACGCGCCGCCTGGTGGCGCGCAAGCGGGAGCGAGGGGCGGCGACCGAGCTGCGCGCCAACTTCGTCGCCGGCCCTGAGAACGTCGATGAGTTGGGTCGCTTCGCCGACCTGGCACAAGAGCTCGGCCTCGACCGCATCTCCGTGCGCCTGCCCTACGTGCAGACCACCGGCAGCCTGAGCGAGCGCGATCGCGAGCGGGTCGAGGGGGCCGTTCAGGGGCTACGAGACCGCATCAAGGAGCAACGCTATCCGCAGCTGATCGTCGACCTGCCCGAGCGCTGGATCCTCGACGAGATGACCCCCGCAGCGCTCGGGATCGAGGGCTTCGACCGCAGCGTCGCGCTCTTTTCGCCGACGGTCACGCCCTACCGCCATGTCGTGCACCGCTGCACCAGCGCCAATCCGGGCTACTTCAAGCCCGAGCTGGCGTTGGGGACGCTCGAGCTCGCGCCCGCGACGCCGGCCGCAGCGCGCCGGGGACTGGGAACGATCCTCGAGCGCTTTGTCCGGGGTGAGACGTCTTGGCACGATGACCCGACGCGCTACGACACCAACGCCTTGGCTACCGAGCTGATTCTGCGCCTGGCGCGGGATGAGCTGCGCGCGGGGTTCCGCCTCGAGCGCTGGCCCCTTGGCCCTGCGGCCACGGCGCCGCGAGCGGCGCTGGATCGGCGTGGTGCCGCCGACCGAAGCGGGACGCGGACCCGGGCCGGAGTCACCGCCAGGCCGCGTTGA
- a CDS encoding N-acetyltransferase, with amino-acid sequence MSDLTIRPARTARERRTFIDLAWPLYADDPCWIPPLLADLKPFLDPRRGVFFDGGEAELLVAWRGERPVGRISAQFSRRHREHYADGKGFFGFFECEDDPATAEALFAAAEDWLRQHGCSQVEGPYGFGIYDEIGLLVDGFATPPYVMNIHNPRYYQALVEGAGYAKAVDWYAYRITEEAARERWPTRLKQLRDRIIRRQGLTLRNPDMRRFREEAALVKNLFNSAWSPNYGHLPLTDREFDRLASGLRQLIIPELTFIAEVAGEPVGFALSVYDANPLVRQIDGRLWPLGWYKLLRGIKRQRHFRLLLMGVLEAYQGRGYEIVFSTEVAERGLRAGFTECELSNVVETNEPMMRSAGHLPAERYKTYRIYRKDLIQR; translated from the coding sequence ATGTCTGACCTGACCATTCGCCCCGCACGCACGGCTCGCGAGCGCCGGACCTTCATCGATCTCGCGTGGCCGCTCTACGCCGACGATCCGTGCTGGATTCCGCCGCTGCTGGCCGACCTCAAGCCCTTCCTCGATCCGCGGCGCGGCGTCTTCTTCGACGGCGGCGAGGCCGAGCTGCTGGTCGCCTGGCGGGGCGAGCGCCCCGTTGGCCGCATCTCGGCGCAGTTCAGCCGACGGCACCGCGAGCACTACGCCGACGGCAAGGGCTTCTTCGGCTTCTTCGAGTGCGAGGACGACCCCGCCACCGCCGAGGCGCTTTTCGCGGCGGCCGAGGACTGGTTGCGCCAGCACGGTTGCTCGCAGGTCGAGGGACCCTACGGCTTCGGCATCTACGATGAAATCGGGCTCTTGGTCGACGGCTTCGCGACGCCTCCCTACGTGATGAATATCCACAACCCGCGCTACTACCAGGCGCTGGTCGAGGGCGCGGGCTACGCCAAGGCGGTCGACTGGTACGCCTACCGCATCACCGAGGAGGCGGCGCGCGAGCGCTGGCCGACGCGGCTCAAGCAGCTCCGCGATCGGATCATTCGCCGACAGGGGTTGACCCTGCGCAACCCCGACATGCGCCGCTTCCGCGAAGAAGCGGCGTTGGTGAAGAACCTCTTCAATAGCGCCTGGAGCCCGAACTACGGCCATCTGCCCTTGACGGACCGCGAGTTCGACCGCCTGGCGTCGGGCCTGCGCCAGCTGATCATCCCCGAGCTGACCTTCATCGCCGAGGTCGCCGGCGAGCCGGTCGGCTTCGCGCTCTCCGTCTATGACGCTAACCCGCTGGTGCGCCAGATCGACGGCCGGCTCTGGCCCCTCGGCTGGTACAAGCTGCTGCGGGGCATCAAGCGTCAGCGACACTTCCGGCTGCTCTTGATGGGGGTGCTCGAGGCCTATCAGGGGCGCGGCTACGAGATCGTCTTCTCGACCGAGGTGGCGGAGCGCGGACTGCGTGCGGGCTTCACCGAATGCGAGCTCTCGAATGTCGTGGAGACGAACGAGCCGATGATGCGCTCCGCGGGCCACCTGCCGGCCGAGCGCTACAAGACCTACCGCATTTACCGCAAGGACCTGATCCAGCGCTAG
- a CDS encoding citramalate synthase: protein MSEQVRIYDCTLRDGAQAEGISFSVDDKLQIARRLDELGIHYIEGGWPNPTNPKDLEFFVRARDLPWRHARIAAFGSTRRANNAAEDDSMLRALVATGTPVVTIFGKSWLLHVREALRITPEQNLALIGDSVAYLKSQGREVVYDAEHFFDGYAADPAYALETVLAAQEGGADVVVFCDTNGGTLPGAVRAAIEAAKARLRVPFGIHTHNDGGLAAANSLVAVELGAGQVQGTINGLGERCGNANLCTVVPMLELKLGRRTIGAEGLARMTDLARFASEVANVYHDHRQPYVGQSAFAHKGGVHIDAMLKQPLCYEHCLPELVGNQRRYLLSEQSGGATVAAKIEHLLPGMDKRHPTVQDLLHRIKHLEHEGYVLEGAEASVEILVRKALGTYREPFRLIGCRTINRQTPAGSEVEAIVKLEVNGRVYHTVADGDGPVNALDQALRRALEEVYPQLAEVTLRDYKVRVLSSGDGTAARVRVLIESSDGEHVWSTIGVSENIIEASWIALLDSLSYKLLRDGLLDAVPQGPAEGETGEQPAVDADR, encoded by the coding sequence ATGTCGGAGCAGGTGAGGATCTACGACTGCACGCTGCGCGACGGCGCCCAGGCCGAAGGGATCTCCTTCTCGGTCGATGACAAGCTGCAGATCGCGCGGCGCCTCGACGAGCTCGGCATCCACTACATCGAAGGCGGTTGGCCCAACCCGACCAACCCCAAGGACCTGGAGTTCTTCGTGCGGGCCCGCGATCTGCCCTGGCGACACGCGCGGATCGCCGCCTTTGGGAGCACCCGCCGCGCGAACAACGCAGCCGAGGACGACAGCATGTTGCGCGCGCTGGTGGCGACCGGGACGCCGGTGGTCACCATCTTCGGCAAGAGCTGGCTGCTCCACGTCAGGGAGGCGCTGCGCATCACGCCGGAGCAGAATCTGGCGCTGATCGGCGATTCGGTCGCCTACCTCAAGTCCCAGGGCCGGGAGGTCGTCTACGACGCCGAGCACTTCTTCGACGGCTACGCCGCCGATCCGGCCTACGCCCTGGAGACGGTGCTCGCGGCGCAGGAGGGTGGCGCCGACGTCGTGGTCTTCTGCGACACGAACGGCGGCACCCTGCCCGGGGCGGTGCGCGCGGCGATCGAGGCGGCGAAGGCGCGGCTGCGCGTGCCCTTCGGCATCCACACGCATAACGACGGAGGCCTGGCCGCAGCCAACAGCCTGGTCGCCGTCGAGCTCGGCGCCGGGCAGGTCCAGGGCACGATCAACGGCCTCGGTGAGCGCTGCGGCAACGCCAACCTCTGCACCGTCGTGCCGATGCTCGAGCTCAAGCTCGGTCGCCGCACGATCGGCGCCGAGGGCCTGGCGCGGATGACCGACCTCGCGCGCTTCGCCAGCGAGGTTGCCAATGTCTACCATGACCATCGCCAGCCCTACGTCGGCCAGAGTGCCTTCGCGCATAAGGGCGGGGTTCACATCGACGCGATGCTCAAGCAGCCGCTCTGCTACGAGCACTGCCTGCCGGAGCTCGTGGGCAATCAACGGCGCTATCTGCTCTCCGAACAGTCTGGAGGCGCGACCGTCGCCGCCAAGATCGAGCACCTCCTGCCGGGAATGGATAAGCGCCATCCGACGGTGCAGGACCTGCTGCACAGGATCAAACACCTCGAGCACGAGGGCTATGTGCTCGAGGGCGCCGAGGCCTCGGTCGAGATCTTGGTGCGCAAGGCCCTCGGGACCTACCGCGAGCCCTTCCGCCTGATCGGTTGCCGCACGATCAATCGCCAGACGCCCGCCGGCAGTGAGGTCGAGGCGATCGTCAAGCTCGAGGTCAACGGTCGCGTCTACCACACGGTCGCCGATGGCGATGGCCCGGTCAACGCGCTCGACCAGGCGCTGCGCCGTGCGCTCGAGGAGGTCTATCCGCAGCTGGCAGAGGTCACCCTCCGCGACTACAAGGTGCGCGTCCTGTCGAGCGGCGACGGGACGGCGGCGCGCGTGCGGGTGCTGATCGAGTCGTCCGACGGCGAACACGTCTGGAGCACCATCGGTGTCTCGGAGAACATCATCGAGGCCAGCTGGATCGCCTTGCTCGACAGCCTGAGCTACAAGCTGCTGCGCGACGGCCTGCTCGACGCCGTACCGCAGGGGCCCGCCGAGGGCGAGACGGGCGAGCAGCCGGCAGTCGACGCCGACCGCTAG
- a CDS encoding cytochrome c3 family protein — protein sequence MSRHDRFAPPTAWLGLASLIAALAACSPSRGQLEQAAQSNRVSVAPSDIIFSHALHAEQDVGCENCHQGVEGAGALAARAAHRPTKAACAECHDVSDKAACKTCHRDPAHPGKLARRAPTPRLRFSHQQHVERAKGCVACHGGVMVSASLDQLPRPAMRADCFACHNHLQDYRQLTCTNCHTSLRDFPLRAVSQFNHEGNFIEEHARPASAQPELCASCHRQPFCADCHSRRAAVLPDLKYAERAEREFIHRGDWISRHAIVARGDIPTCTRCHSIKSCDRCHSERGVSATAGAAARSGRSPHPPDWLTPGSPNGHGIEARRHIVECASCHDQGPKSNCIRCHRATSRGGLGINPHPPGWSAGGQRDKQMCRFCH from the coding sequence ATGAGCCGCCACGACCGCTTCGCGCCTCCCACCGCCTGGCTCGGCCTGGCGAGCCTGATCGCCGCGCTCGCTGCCTGCTCCCCATCGCGCGGGCAGCTCGAGCAAGCCGCGCAGTCCAATCGGGTCAGCGTCGCACCGAGCGACATCATCTTCTCTCATGCGCTGCACGCAGAGCAGGACGTCGGCTGCGAGAACTGCCACCAGGGCGTTGAGGGCGCCGGCGCGCTGGCGGCGCGCGCAGCACACCGACCGACCAAGGCCGCCTGCGCCGAATGCCATGACGTCAGTGACAAGGCGGCGTGTAAGACCTGCCACCGCGATCCCGCCCATCCGGGCAAGCTGGCGCGGCGCGCGCCAACGCCACGCCTCCGCTTCTCGCATCAGCAGCACGTCGAGCGCGCGAAGGGCTGCGTCGCCTGCCACGGCGGCGTGATGGTCTCGGCATCGCTCGACCAGCTCCCCCGGCCGGCGATGCGGGCCGATTGCTTCGCCTGCCACAATCACCTGCAGGACTATCGCCAGCTCACCTGCACGAATTGCCACACGAGCCTGCGCGACTTCCCGCTGCGGGCGGTCAGCCAGTTCAATCACGAGGGCAACTTCATCGAGGAGCATGCGCGACCTGCCAGCGCGCAGCCGGAGCTCTGCGCGAGCTGCCATCGACAGCCCTTCTGCGCCGACTGTCACAGCCGTCGCGCCGCCGTCCTGCCCGACCTGAAATACGCCGAGCGTGCGGAGCGCGAGTTCATCCATCGGGGCGATTGGATCAGCCGCCACGCGATCGTCGCCCGCGGCGACATCCCGACCTGCACACGCTGCCACAGCATCAAGTCCTGCGATCGCTGCCACAGCGAGCGCGGCGTCAGCGCCACCGCCGGTGCGGCAGCCCGCAGCGGCCGGTCGCCGCACCCGCCGGATTGGTTGACGCCGGGGTCGCCAAACGGCCACGGGATCGAGGCACGACGCCACATCGTCGAGTGCGCCTCGTGCCACGATCAGGGTCCGAAATCGAACTGCATTCGTTGCCACCGAGCCACCTCCCGGGGCGGCCTGGGCATCAATCCGCATCCGCCTGGTTGGAGCGCCGGTGGTCAGCGGGACAAGCAGATGTGCCGCTTCTGCCATTGA